In Embleya scabrispora, the DNA window AGCGGGTGGTGTACGACCTGTGGGTGGGCGGTGGTCGGTGGCCGGAGGAGAGTGAGATTCAGGCCGCGTTGCGTGCGGCGGGTCTGGGGTCGAGTCGGCAGCAGGCGCAGAAGAAGCGGACGTTGGTGGGTCGGGACTTTCCGGAGTTGCCGCGTAAGCGGGAGCAGTTGGAGTTGGCGGCTGCTGGGCGTTGATGTGGGGGTGTGCGGTGGGGTGCCCTTTCCTTGCTTCAAAATAACCCTTGCCAACGGCAAGACTTATTGATAGATTAAGTCTTGCCAACGACAAGGGAAGGGGCTCACAATGGGCAACAAGGAGATCAAGAACCTCATCAAGGCGCTGGAGGCGCAGGGCTTCACCGTCGTCCAGTCCAAGAGCAACCACTACAAGGTCTACAAGGGGGGCCGCCTGATCGCCACGCTGCCCGCCACCCCGTCCGACCGTCGCAGCCTCCTGAACTGCATCGCGGTTCTGCGCCGCGCCGGCTACAACGGCTGACCGCAAGGGTCCTCCCGGGGGTGCCGCCCCGGGAGGACCCCGGTCCCTCCCAGACCAACGACAAGGAAGGAACCAACCACATCATGACCGCCATCGCCTGGTCGGCGCGCATCGACATCGAGGGCGCGCCCCACGAGGACGACGTGGACACCGTGCTCGAACAGCTCGCCGCCCACTCGCCCGCGATCGGAACGACCGCGGCCGGCAACCTGACCGTCCGCATCGCCGTCGAGGCCACCACCGCGCGCCAGGCCGCCGACGCCGCCCTGCGGCTGGCCACTGCGGCGGCCCAGGCCGCGAACCTCGGCCGCACCGTCATCGCCGTCGAGGTCACCCGCTGGGACGAGTTCGAACGCGAACTCGCGCAGCCGACCGTCCCGGAGCTGTGGGGCCTGGCCGAGATCGCCGAGCACCTCGAGGTCAGCCGCAGTCGCGCCGGACAGCTCGCCGCCCGGGACGACTTCCCGCCGGCGGTCCAGCGCATCAAGGCGGGCCCGCTCCACATCGCCGAGCAGGTGCGCGCCTGGACCGAGACCTGGAAGCGCCGCAACGGCCGCCCGCCCCTGACGGAGACCATCGCCTGACCCACCCGATCCCTTGTCCTGGCACAGTGCCCCCGGCCCGCAATGCGGACCGGGGGCACTGCCGTTCACCCCTCGCCCAGCTGCGCCCGAAGATCCGCCGCCTCCCGCTGCGCCGCAGCGAGATCGGCCATCATCCGCCGGGTCCCCTCGGCGACGCCCTCGTCCCACACCTGCCGCACCAACGCCTCGGCCTGCGCCTGGTCCAACCCGGTGGCCTGCATGACGCGTTCGGTCAGTCGCACGATCGGATGCTCGTTCATTCCCTCAGCACACCCGCACCGGCGCGGGGCGGCCACACGGCGGCCGGACGGCGCGTCCGAACGGGTGGACACGTCCGACGCCCGTGTCAGGCTGATGGCGTGCACCAGCCCGGTACGAGACTGCGAGGAACCGTGAGCCGACACGCACGCTGGGAATCGGAACGCGCCGACCGTTCGACACCCGCACGCTTTCGACCACGCGCGCAGGTAGACCTCGAGGTTGCGGACGCGCTGGCCCAGGAGGTCTACGACCGGCGCACCGAACTGGGCCTGAGCCGGTCCGGCTTCGCCGACCGGGCCGGCGTCGCCGAGCGGGTGATCGCGCGGCTGGAGGACGGCCCGCACCTGCCGACGTCCGCAGCCCAGGCCCGTCTTCGTGACGCCCTGTCCCATCCACGACGAGGCCCGGCCCGCCCGACTCGTCCGCTTCCCGGGGGCCGGGCGTGAGCGGCCCGCCGCGCGACCTCGATCCCCGTCTCGTCACCTGCGCGGACTGCGGCGAGCCGTACATCCAGGAGTGGGTGAGTATCGGTGCCACCGTCGCCATCACCGACGACCCCGCCGACCTCGACACAGTCGGGAACAGGGGGACCGTCCACTTCGGGACGCGTCACGGCCCGTGCGTAGGCAAGGCAGTGACGCGGTGACCGGCGACCTGATGGTGTTCCTGACGGCGCGGCTGGACGAGCGAGAGCGCTGGGCTCGCGCGGCCATACCGGGCCCCTGGCACGCCGACGGCGGAAGCGTCTACACCACCCACCCCACCGACGAAGTCACCGGTTACTGCGGCGGAAACGCCGACCACATCGCAGCCCACGACCCCGCGCGCGTCCTCCGCGACGTGGCAGCCCAGCGGGCGATCATCGGCTGGCACTTCGTTCAATACGACGTCCCAACAGACGGCACCTGGGTCCAGGTCTGCCGCTGTGGCTACGACGCGCCCTGCGCAACGCTTCGCCACCTGGCCGCCGTGTATGCCGACCACCCCGACTACCAGGGGGAGTGGCGCCCCACGGAGTGACTGATCGTAACGAGCGCCGGCTTCTTTCGAGGGCAAGTGCAGCGTTGGTAACGCCCAGGGTGTTACCAACGCTGCATGTCCACGCATCCGTCCACGCCGGGCGATTGCGGAACGTGTCAAGCACCCCGCATTAATGCGGGATGCTTGGGCCTGTCCGGCGGGAGCGGCCACCGTGGAGGCCGACACCCACCTGCCCAAGGAGAGCGAATGACCGCCCCTGCCACTCGCTTCGGCGCCGTCGCAGCCATCCTGCTGGCCGCCCACCACGTCGGCGATTACTGGCTCCAGACCCATGGTCAGGCCCAGGCCAAGGGCAAGCCCGGTGCCGAGGGGCGCCGCGCGTGCGCCGCCCACGTCGCCACGTACACCCTCGGCCAGGCCGCCGCTCTGGCCGCCGCCGACCGCTACCTCGGCCTCGGCATCCGCCGTCGGCGCGCTGTGACCGGACTCGCCGTCTCGGCTGCGACGCACTACCTCGTGGACCGGCGGAGGCCCCTCGAGGCGATCGCCAACAGGCTCGGCAAGGGGAAGTTCTACCGCGTCGGAGCGGGCCACGGCTGTCTCGGAACCGGCGCCGGCGCGATGGATCAGTCCTGGCATCTCGCCTGGTGCACTCTCGCCGCGGCCGTCGTTGCCGGGCCCGGACGCCGCTGACCCTCTCACCCCCAAGGAGCAGACATGCACACCGACGACCCGCACACCCTGGGAGCACTCCGCCGGGCCATGGCCGCCTTGGCGAGCCTCCCGGACGACACTCCCGTGATCCTCGCCAAGGACAGTGAGGGGAACGGGTACAGCCCTTTCGCCGGGACCTCCGAAGGCATGTACTTCGCCGAAAGCTCCTACGCCGGCAGCCGGTACCTCACTGACGACGAACTCGCCGAGGAAATGGCGCAGCCCGGGAGCGGTTGGTCGGAGGACGACGGGGCACCCGAGGGGTCCGTTCTCGCCGTGTTCCTGACTCCGATCAACTGACGGCGTCGTGACCCCGGCGTTCCCTGCGGGCGCCGCGCCCGGTGGCGAGTGCCGGCCTGGCACCACACACTCGTGCTCATGGACTTCTCCGAGGTCGACGTCCTGATCGTTTTGGACGGGCTGGCCGTTGACGGCACGGCCGACATCCGGGACTGGTACCCGCCCGGTGCCGAACGTCCGCCGGGCGCACCGGAGCAGTGGTCCGCCTCGATCAGCTCCGAGTACCCCCTGACCGCCGTCGCCCCGGTCGGTGCGCACGGCGATCTCCACGTCGACGAGACCGGGGCACACGCCCGATTCGAGGTCGTCCAGGTCGCCGACTACACCGCCCAGGTGCTCGGCCGGGGCGACATCACCCCCTGATCGGCGCAGCTCCGGTCGGTTCGCGCGCTCTCGACGAACCTCGTTCCGAGGGTCTTCCGCAACCTCCTGCCCAACCCCCTGCGGAACCCCTTCCGGAGGGGGTTCCGCAACCCCCTCCCGTGTTCGCCGTCCCGATCGGCCGCACCCACGCATCCGTTCCTGCGCCGGCCTCCGACTACCCAGGTCACAGGGTGTTCGGAGGGTTCGGTCCGAACGCTCCGAACCCTCCGAAGGAACCCCCTCCGCAACCCCCTCGGGAACCCCCTCCGGAAGGGGGTACGGAGGGGGTCAGGGGAGACGCGCGTCTCCCCGTTCCCCGATCCCCGTACTCCGATCCCCGGGCCCCAGCCCCCGCCCCGCGCACGCACGCGAACCGGGCTGGTCATGTTGCGAGTTCGACGAACCGGCCGACGGAGGGGGAGGGGAAAACCGCGTGTCCGTCGGCTCGGCGTCGGGTTAGAGTGATGACGTCCAGGTGCGCAAGGCATCGGCTACTTCTTTGGGTGAAACTACGCCGACCGCCGTCTCCGATCTCTGGACCTCGACAACTTCATACGCACCTCCCGGTGCGCAGACGACGGATACTTCAATCCAACGGTCGCGGGTTCGAGTCCCGTCCGGTTGCCCAGGTGGCCGGTAGCTCAGGTGGTAGAGCATTGGGCCCTTCCTCCGTCGCCGCTTCGACCTCGGGAGGACAGCGTCGGGGGTGCCCGGTGCGCAGGCCGGGAGTTCTTCCGCTGATAACGGGGAGGTCCCGGGTTCGAATCCCGGCGGACGCGACGTCGTCTGTAGCTCAGTGGCCGAGAGCGCCTTGAAAGCCCAGCCGCCTCGATCTCGGGCACCCACCACGCCGATCCTTCCCCCACCCGCTTGGGGACCGCCACCATGAGCCGCTTCAACACTCGTTCCGCACGCCCTACCGTCTTCTCGCCCGTGACCACCACTGGGCGCACCACGACGAACCACCAGGGCACCGTTGGCCACCTGCGCGACGCGCGCAGCGAGCTGTTCCTGCTTGCCGTTGCCAACTTCGTTGGCACGGATACGTTCTACGAGGCTGGCGGCGAGCGCGACGACCGCTACACCGCGCTCGTGCGCACCGTCGCCGTCGAAGACCCGGCGTGGATGGTCGAGTTCGTGCGGTGGCTCCGCCACGAGGCGAACATGCGCAGTGCCGCGCTGGTTGCTGCGGCCGAGACCGTCAAGGGCCGCCTCGACGCCGGCCTGGACCGTGTCCCCACCACGTCGGTACGCACCGCCACCATGTCCGAGGTCGGCGCCCGCACACTGACGGTGACGGGCGGCACGGGGTATTCGCGCAAGGTCGTGGACGCGGCACTCGCTCGCGCGGACGAGCCGGGGGAACTCCTGGGCTACTGGACCGCGCGCTACGGCCGTGCCGTACCCAAGCCGATCAAGCGCGGCATCGCCGACGCGGTCCGCCGCCTGTACAACGAGCGCTCACTGCTCAAGTACGACACCGCCTCAAAGGGCTATCGCTTCGGTGACGTCATCGAACTCGTTCACCCGGCACCCGAAGCAACGTGGCAGGGGGAGTTGTTCAAGCACGCCATCGACCGACGCCACAACCGCGACGAGGTCATCCCCGACGGCCTTTCGGTACTCCAGGCGGCGAAGACCTTGTCCCACCTGCCGGTCGCGGATCGGCGCGCCTACGTCCTGAACCCGTCGCTGGTCGCCTCCCCGGGTGGCCTGGCCGGCGCGGGATTCACCTGGGAGCGGCTGGCCGGCTGGTTGCAGGGGCCGATGGACGCAGCGGCATGGGCGGCGATCGTCCCGTCGATGGGCTACATGGCGCTGCTGCGGAACCTGCGCAACCTCGACGAGGCCGGAGTACCCGACGACGTTGCCGAGCGCGTGGCGGCCCGCCTGGCGGATCCCGAAGAGGTCGCCCGATCCGGGCAGTTCCCGTTCCGCTTCTACGCCGCGCACAAGGCGGTGCAGTCGCTGCGCTGGGGCCACGCCCTGGAGAAGGCGCTGCGGGCCTCCCTGGCGAACGTGCCCGCCCTGCCCGGACGCACCCTCGTTCTGGTGGACCAGTCGCCGTCGATGTTCCCCGGCTATCCCTTCTCGACGGCGAACACGAGCGACATTACGCTCGCCGACAAGGCGAAGCTGTTCGGTTCGGCGCTGGCGCTGCGCGCGGCCGACGCCGACCTGGTCGGCTACGGAATCGCGAACTACACCGTGCCGTTCCACCGGAGCGACGCCGTCCTGACCGCCATGGGTCGCTTCCACATGGAGGACGGCACCGACACCCCGGCCGCCATCCGCGACCACTACAAGAACCACGACCGCGTCGTCATCGTGACCGACGAGCAGACCGGCAACATGTGGACGCGGACCGGGCTCACGGTCGACTCGACCGTGCCTGCCAACGTCCCCGTCTACACCTGGAACCTGGCCGGCTACCGGACCGGGCACGCCCCCTCGGGGGCGGCGAACCGGCACACCTTCGGCGGCCTGACCGACGCGGCCTTCCGGATGATTCCGCTCCTGGAGTCCGGCCGAAGCGCGACCTGGCCATGGGAGCAGCGCGCGGCGGCGTGATCGCGCTGGGTGGGTGGATCTTGGATTCTGCCCACCCCGCCGGCACCATGGCATGCCCGTGTCGCGAGCACGCGCAGCCCGATCGGCGAAGGAGCCACCATGGCGGAGCTGTCAGGCAGGTACACCGGAGTCCTCGTTCCCGGCGGCGACAACTACACGATCGCGCACACCGCCGAGGTGGGTCTGGACGCCATGGACCTCGCCGCGATCGACGATCTTCACGCGCGTATCCGCGACCAGGTCCCGTGGTTCGAAGTCCCGGTGCTGTCCGGCCGTCACTTCGGGCGTGCCCTCGGCCCTGCCGGTGATGCACAGCTCTACGTCATCTCCGACGAGCCCCTGACCGACGAACAGAACGCCGTCCTCGACCGGTTCGCTCAGACCGGCGAGTGGCCGTGGTTCAAGCGCGAGCACGCGGATTCCTGACAGACGACTTGCGGGCGACCGCGAGTGAACATAGTCTCTGCTCTACTGGTGATCTTGCACTCACGGGCCGTCCGCAAGGGCGGCCCTTTCGCATGTCCGGGGGTGAACTCGTGTCCCTGGAGCAGTACCTCGTCGACGACAAGGCCGCTGCGGCCTGGACCGGCCGGCCTGCGTCGACCATCCGCCGCTGGGGCCTCGAAGGCCGCATCGCCAAACACGGGAACGGACGCGGAGCCGTCCGATACGACCTTCGCGAACTGCAACCCTGGAGCCCCGCTAACGGGCCCATGAAGGCCCCGCCACTGCCCGACCACTTCACCGCCGCGGCGTGACCGCAGCCCCTCGAACCCGGCGCCTCGTACACCCACCGAGGCGGGGCGCCGGCCGATCTCGTGGGTGGGCGTCCGCGCTCCCGACCTGGAGGCTGTGGCGGCCCGGGTACGTGTCGAGCCGCGCCCGCCCACGAGTTCACCTACTGGCCGGGTTGGACGACCGGCTGTAGGTTGTCGTGCTCGTCCGTCCGCCACTGCCTGCCCGCGCGGTCCGTGAACGTCACCGTGGGGCGGGAGTTCTCCAGCGTTGCGGTGCTGAGCCGGGAGGATTCCAACAGCGCCTTGCGGCCGGGCCCCAGGACCGCCACGGGAGATCCGGAGCGGACGGCCGTGCCCCCGTCGGGCGGGAATACCACAGCGTCCGAGACGACGTAGCTCTCTCCGAAGCGGGCATCCAAGTCGGTGATCGGCTCGCTGCTCGCGTTCGTCACCTGGACTATCCACGCGTCGTCGACGATCCGACAGGCGACCGAGATGCGCAGTGCCTGGGCGCTGCGCCGATCCTCGGCGTCCTCGATGAGTGCGGACCGTTGAAGTGCGAGCACTTCGGACTGGTCCTGAATGAACTGCTGTTGAGCGGCGATCTGTCGGCGCTGACTGCGGAGCGTCCAGAACGCGGCCCAGGCCGCGAGCGATGCGCCGATGGCGCCGATCCATGTGGGTGCATCGCCCCACTCGATGTCGTTGATCATCGGCGCAGCGTAGGGCCGTCCCGCCCACCCGTGGGGGTGTTTGGGGATTCAGTCGCCGCGGGTTCCCCAGGGGCGGCCCCCGCCGGTTCCCGCGCCCGGTCGGTTGGCGATGTATTCCTCGATCGTGGAGGGGTACCAGCAGGGCCGGGTGCCGAGTACGGCGTCCGGCTCGGGTAGGACTCCGGGGACCTGGGGGGAGCCCGGCGCGATGCCGTGTTCCCGCCGGTAGACCTTTGCCCGGTTGTGATACACAAGCACGGTGCGGGGTCCCACCCCGAGGCGGCGCGCCACGGCCGCCACGTCCAACAGTTGCTCGGTCGACACGACCCCTCCGTAACCTTGACTCACGTGGTGCGACAAGGTTATGGGGGGCGGAGTCCGCTCGAGAGTCGAACCCCTATTCGTCGTCGAGGCTTTCCCGGTACAGCCGCTGCGCCTCGGCCTCGGCGTCCTCGGGGTCGGACGCGTGGACGGTCTCCGCCCAGCGGTACCAGCCGTCTGCGCAGGGGTCGGAATCGACGACGGCCGTGTCGACCTTGATCACGGCCGAGACGACGAGTCTGCCGCCGCACTCCTCGGTCAGGCCGGTGACCAGGTATTCGGTCATGCCGCAGTTGTCACACGCCATGCTTCCTCCTCGGGGGAACGGGCCGGCGCCCGCAGGGCAGGCGCCGGCGAGGACTTCAGACCCGCAGCGCCTCGAAGGCGCGGGACTTGATCTTGTTGACGGTCGGGCTGGTGACGGTGCGGACCGCGCGGGCGTCGGCGGCGAAGTCCTCGCCGCGCGTCTTGCCCCCGCTTACCGCCGCGTGGTGGTCCAGGTACTCGGTCACGGCCTGGTAGCCGGCCCAGCGGGTCCCCTCGATCCCCGCCATGGTCGGGGCGGTCAGCAGCGCGCCGAGCGCGCCGACGACCCCCGCGTGGTGGCGCAGCCGGCGCGGCGTCCGCACCGTCGGCTCGGGAAACAGGTCGGCGACGATCGAGTCGAACTCGGCGCGGCGCAACTCGGTTTCGATCATCCGCTGCGCCTCGGCCTCGAACGCGTCCACCCATGCCCAGGTCAATCCGAGCGCCTGCCGGGCCTCGGCGATGTGCCCCCGGGCGCCGGACGTGTGACGGATCGCGAACGTCGAATGGGCGTTGCGCAGCGCGGCGGCCTGCGTGTTGGCGCAGACGATCCGGGTCGGGGTGACGATCAGGCGGAACGCCGACGATCCGTCGTGCGAGTTGAGTGCCGCGATGAACAGGTCGACGTCGTCCCCGCCGCCCAGGCGCAGCGTGCGGGGCAGGCGCATGGTGACGAAGACCTGCCGGCCGTCGTGCAGGCTGCCGGCGGTCTCGAAGTGGGCGCCGGCCTCGTCGACGAGGGTGTTCAGCAGGTCGGCGTGCGCCTCGTTCTGGACGGGGTGGTAGTCGTTGCCGACGATGCCCAGGACGTCGGGGCGGCCCGTGAACGGGTGGGTGCGGACGGTGGCGTACCGGTCCGGGACGCGCAGGCGGGTGACGCCGTCGTCGCCGAGAACGGCGCAGTCGACGGGGACGGTGTGCACGTTCCAGTTGCCCAGGTGGGCGAGGCGCATGGCGTCCTCGGCGGTGAACGTGTCGGTGGTGACGGTGCCCAGGCGGTGCCACGCGTCCTGTCGGGCGGTGACGAACGCCGCGCATCCGGTGGCCTTGTCGATCTCGATTCCGTGCACGGTCCGAACCCCCATAACCTTGTATTAGGAAGTGATACAAGGTTACCCTGCGGGGCCGACAAATCCCAGCTCTGAGCAGCGAGTTCACCGAAAAATCGCCCCGGAACCCGGGCCGCGCGCACCGACGGAGGGCCCCATGGCCAACGCGATCTACCCCTCGGGCAAGCAGGGGTTCCTGTCCGACCTCGACCTCACCACCGCCACCCTCAAAGTCGTCCTGGTCGACACCGCCGCCTACACCTACAGCGCGAACCACTCCAACCTCTCGGACATCCCCGCCCCGGCGCGCGTGGCCACCTCCGGTGCCCTCGCCTCCAAG includes these proteins:
- a CDS encoding type II toxin-antitoxin system HicA family toxin, translating into MGNKEIKNLIKALEAQGFTVVQSKSNHYKVYKGGRLIATLPATPSDRRSLLNCIAVLRRAGYNG
- a CDS encoding helix-turn-helix domain-containing protein; this translates as MSRHARWESERADRSTPARFRPRAQVDLEVADALAQEVYDRRTELGLSRSGFADRAGVAERVIARLEDGPHLPTSAAQARLRDALSHPRRGPARPTRPLPGGRA
- a CDS encoding DUF6221 family protein is translated as MTGDLMVFLTARLDERERWARAAIPGPWHADGGSVYTTHPTDEVTGYCGGNADHIAAHDPARVLRDVAAQRAIIGWHFVQYDVPTDGTWVQVCRCGYDAPCATLRHLAAVYADHPDYQGEWRPTE
- a CDS encoding DUF3307 domain-containing protein, which translates into the protein MTAPATRFGAVAAILLAAHHVGDYWLQTHGQAQAKGKPGAEGRRACAAHVATYTLGQAAALAAADRYLGLGIRRRRAVTGLAVSAATHYLVDRRRPLEAIANRLGKGKFYRVGAGHGCLGTGAGAMDQSWHLAWCTLAAAVVAGPGRR
- a CDS encoding TROVE domain-containing protein, producing the protein MSRFNTRSARPTVFSPVTTTGRTTTNHQGTVGHLRDARSELFLLAVANFVGTDTFYEAGGERDDRYTALVRTVAVEDPAWMVEFVRWLRHEANMRSAALVAAAETVKGRLDAGLDRVPTTSVRTATMSEVGARTLTVTGGTGYSRKVVDAALARADEPGELLGYWTARYGRAVPKPIKRGIADAVRRLYNERSLLKYDTASKGYRFGDVIELVHPAPEATWQGELFKHAIDRRHNRDEVIPDGLSVLQAAKTLSHLPVADRRAYVLNPSLVASPGGLAGAGFTWERLAGWLQGPMDAAAWAAIVPSMGYMALLRNLRNLDEAGVPDDVAERVAARLADPEEVARSGQFPFRFYAAHKAVQSLRWGHALEKALRASLANVPALPGRTLVLVDQSPSMFPGYPFSTANTSDITLADKAKLFGSALALRAADADLVGYGIANYTVPFHRSDAVLTAMGRFHMEDGTDTPAAIRDHYKNHDRVVIVTDEQTGNMWTRTGLTVDSTVPANVPVYTWNLAGYRTGHAPSGAANRHTFGGLTDAAFRMIPLLESGRSATWPWEQRAAA
- a CDS encoding DUF932 domain-containing protein: MHGIEIDKATGCAAFVTARQDAWHRLGTVTTDTFTAEDAMRLAHLGNWNVHTVPVDCAVLGDDGVTRLRVPDRYATVRTHPFTGRPDVLGIVGNDYHPVQNEAHADLLNTLVDEAGAHFETAGSLHDGRQVFVTMRLPRTLRLGGGDDVDLFIAALNSHDGSSAFRLIVTPTRIVCANTQAAALRNAHSTFAIRHTSGARGHIAEARQALGLTWAWVDAFEAEAQRMIETELRRAEFDSIVADLFPEPTVRTPRRLRHHAGVVGALGALLTAPTMAGIEGTRWAGYQAVTEYLDHHAAVSGGKTRGEDFAADARAVRTVTSPTVNKIKSRAFEALRV